A window of Lytechinus pictus isolate F3 Inbred chromosome 7, Lp3.0, whole genome shotgun sequence contains these coding sequences:
- the LOC129266007 gene encoding scavenger receptor class B member 1-like: MPLVTVAYFVRNFGPLVQFPVNALLEGLGERLTLNLTVDQILWGYDEPLFKLIQPIISIPGFDEGKFGFLLQFNYTTLNLYTVNTGKENQSLLNDVVNFQGLPQLDWWGTPATNEILGTDGTMYHPYMSREENLYLFHPDLCR, from the exons ATGCCTTTAGTG ACAGTAGCATACTTTGTGAGGAACTTTGGTCCACTTGTCCAGTTTCCCGTCAATGCTCTCTTGGAGGGGTTAGGTGAGAGACTCACTCTAAACCTTACAGTAGATCAGATACTCTGGGGTTATGATGAACCCCTTTTCAAACTTATTCAGCCAATAATCAGCATTCCAGGCTTTGATGAAGGGAAGTTTGGCTTCCTCTTACAG TTCAATTATACAACATTGAACCTGTACACTGTGAATACTGGAAAAGAAAACCAGTCGTTGCTGAATGACGTTGTTAACTTCCAGGGCTTGCCTCAACTTGACTGGTGGGGAACACCAGCAACGAATGAAATTTTAGGAACAG ATGGTACTATGTATCACCCGTATATGTCAAGAGAAGAAAATTTATATCTCTTTCATCCAGATCTTTGTAGGTAA